The Mesoterricola silvestris sequence CATCACCAGGCCCAGAACGAGGACGACGAACAGGGCGCTGGTGGCGTAGAAGCACGCGATGAGCTTGCCCAGGCTCACCAGGGTGTGGAGGCCGTACTTGCCCACGGTGAAGGCCATGGCCCCGAAGGCCCCGATGGGGGCCAGGCGCATGACCATGGCCACGAGGCGGAAGAAGACCTTGTTGAGCCCGTCCAGGAACCTCATGACCGGGACGCCGTCCTCCTTGATGAAGGCCAGGGCGCTGCCGAAGAGCATGGCGAAAAGGAGTATCTGGAGGATGTCCCCCTTGGCGAAGGCGTCGGCCACGTCCTTGGGGATGATGTTCATGATGAAGTCCACGGTGGTGAGGTGCGCCCCGTGGGTGTAGGCGGAGATGGACTTGGCGTCCAGGGAGGCCGGGTTGATGTTCATGCCGGCCCCGGGCCGCACGAAGTTGGCGATGACGAGCCCGATGGCCAGGGCGATGGTGGTGAGCACCTCGAAGTAGAGGAGGCCCTTGCCGCCCACGCGGCCCACCTTCTTCATGTCGCCCATCTTGGCGATGCCCAGCACCACCGTGAGGAAGATGATGGGCGCGATGAGCATCTTCACCAGCTTGATGAAGCCCTCCCCCAGGGGACGCATGGAAGCGCCCAGGTTCGGTTGGAAGTACCCCAGGAGCGCGCCGATGGCCACGGCGAAAATCACCTGGGCGTAGAGACTGCGGGAGAATCGGCGCATGGGGGCTCCGGAAAGGGGATGAACTGGCAAGGATGGACAGACCGAGTCTAGGCACCGAGTCTTTCAGTTCCCTTTCAGACCGGAGGTGTGTCGGCAAACCCAAGATCCTGTTTCGCTTGGCTGTACTCATGGCGCGAAGGATGTACGTTCTTTATCCTGCTTCTTCCCAAGGATCCTGTTTATCCCCGTTTGAACGTCGCTGGGAGTTGTCGCCACCTTTGGTTCGAGGAGTTACTCGCCCTCCGACCCATCTCCGCGTCCGCCCTGCGGAAACCGGGATAAACGCCGATCG is a genomic window containing:
- a CDS encoding dicarboxylate/amino acid:cation symporter, which encodes MRRFSRSLYAQVIFAVAIGALLGYFQPNLGASMRPLGEGFIKLVKMLIAPIIFLTVVLGIAKMGDMKKVGRVGGKGLLYFEVLTTIALAIGLVIANFVRPGAGMNINPASLDAKSISAYTHGAHLTTVDFIMNIIPKDVADAFAKGDILQILLFAMLFGSALAFIKEDGVPVMRFLDGLNKVFFRLVAMVMRLAPIGAFGAMAFTVGKYGLHTLVSLGKLIACFYATSALFVVLVLGLVMRWAGLSLFKFLRYIREEILIVLGTSSSESALPLMMEKMERLGCSKSVVGMVIPMGYSFNLDGTSIYLTLAALFIAQATNTHVTLTQQLYILAILLLTSKGAAAVTGGGFITLAATLSVVGNIPVAGLALLLGIDRFMSEARAITNLIGNGIASVAVSKWEGELDVERARYFLDHPAVVEEEEYQHSRIPANPGVLY